AGAAGCTGGACAGGTCATTAATCTACGGATGGCCTCCACTGTGACGTGTTCCGTGCGtatagtgtgtgtgtttttggagatTGCTGCCGACACTGTAACGTTTCTACTGACATTAACTGAGCGCTCGTCCTTTTAATAAAGTTCTGCTTGGTTCTTTGGACGAGACACATCATAGTTTATAAAGTGATTGTTTCTAGTCCTAAAGCAATCAGCATGATGGAAGTGGGATAACAGGCCCCAGCTTCCCAAACTTATAACTAAACTAAACTACGGCAAAAACCAATTAAAACAGCTTTAAAAGTAAGACCAAATAGAACGCCATTTAAAGTACGGCAAAGTTTAAAAAAACGGCCTAAAAAGTAAGGCATATGtaacttaaggatgtactctTCTGAGAAGTcaaattttagccaattttagccctttataaaaaaagttctggtattaaacttttgttaatattttgcacatcaacagggaaagggttgttctttctaaatcaggcaaaaaaatggggggtccgtgtgcttacttttttgccccatttgaatatttgttatttttcagtattttcgagtaaaaaataattgtgctcaaattaccattaaatgtaaaaataaagagacaaagtgtatcatatcacacattaatgttcaatattttaattaccacgaacccagtaaagatttacagcaaaaattacctcgatacagctaaaaaatactggcgcagtgatgatttaaataACAacttcagtaaaaaatggtaaaactgtggatctactcaaagcgaaaaaagacacaatttcaaaatggccgccaaatgggccatttcttaaaatccccatataaaaaaaatctaccaaagctagaaatgtgattttttgacaaaatttgcaactggtaacttcctacagatattgatagattttatttgaaaatctcataacttctttgatctatgtcgaaacgagacttcaacgggactgaaacctcagaagaatacaaccttaagATAGCATAACTGTGTCATATTGTGTTCCTGTATCTAGACACGTTTACCGACATTTGATTTTGCACAGTCCAATGACGCCATTCATAGTTCGTAGGATACTGTACACCATTCTGACATAATCTGATATACTGTATTATTCTATAGACACTAGGTCAGTGGATGATTTCCGCATGATGTCAACGTGAGACATTCTTCTTAGCATTTTCTGTACATGCTCCGACCACGGGCATTTGcatctacatgaaaaataatcacAGCATGTGATGGTAATAATagatatagagaatacacgtttagtatcttacaatacaaggtttattttggtgcgagacttaggaaagccgagatgacaaggctttgccgagtcatcccggctttccgtgtcgagcaccaaaataaaccttgtattataagatactaaccgtgtattctgtttatcctgcaactattttggcattcaaaacgaaagcaaattgacagttatttacttggttttgttcgaagcgagacgcttccttgatgcggaggtaaagattcattcagtaaaccgaatgagagtgtactcctttttactgccgtgggaaataaataagcgcattcacaaacagtatccGTAATattattcagtgtgatatatcactgaaacaaaatgaaaatactcaaaaaacaataaatacccattaaagagttactttacagtacatacctttgccatgagccaaggaaaagacgacaccgccatacgagattttcgatagcGTAAAAATGACGTAATTCCGGTGAATGttacgtcacgttttagcgggactgaatgacgtttcattcaccggaaggttcaagttctgggtcaagttagaaaaagttccgtcagatatggaacaaattcacgtgatcgcattgacggataaagcatttcgtattgacggataaagcacaagtttatccggcagtagttatcggtcagtatgtgggacagttgcaggataaaagaGAATATTACCAAGACATCtattataattatcaaaataaaaatgcatgGGACTAGGCTCCGAATAACATCATAGGACTTGGTAAGTTTACCTAGTCCTAAACAATCAGCATGAAGGAAGTGGGATAACAGGCCCCGGCTTCCCACACTTATAACTAAACTTCTTAACTCCTATGGGGAATTTTGAATCGATAAATGCCACTCAGACATAAATAGTTGATTTCGTGGGTTTTGCATCGTTTTGGTCATATACACGAAAATTTGGTCATTGTGCTTACATTTTTACCTCATTTAAACATgttatttctcaatattttatagtaaaGAATGTGCTGAAATTAACCTAAAGCTTAAACGAAATAAAGTGATAAAAAGTATATCATTTCACTTATTAATgcttaacatttaaaattcaatagCCATAGTAAGGATTTACAGAGATACACCTAAGAATGCTGTAGCGCTGATGAGTTCAGTAGAAGTCATTGAAAGAAATGGTGAAATTTTAGCTGTACTTAAAGCGAAGAAACATGCTTTCAAAGTGGTCGTCAAATGGGTCGTTTCTTAAAATCCCTTTAtgaaaacattacaaacaatagaaatttaatttttgaacTTTTGCAAATGTAAAATTGCTGCAAAAAAACGAAGGCAAAGACCATTAAAAACAGCCTTAAAACCAAGGCAAAGACCAAATTAAATCGCCTAAAAACCAAGGCAAAGACCATATAAAACAGCCTTAAAACCAAGGCAAAGACCATATAAAACAGCCTTAAAACCAAGGCTAAGGGCAAAGACCATATAAAACAGCCTTAAAACCAAGGAAAAGACCAAATTAAATCGCCTAAAAACCAAGGCAAAGACCAAATCAAACAGCCTTAAAACTAAGGCAAAGACCATATTAAACAGCCTTAAAACCAGGACAAAGGCCAAATAAAACAGCCTTAAAACTAAGGCAAAGACCATATTAAACAGCCTTAAAACCAGGACAAAGGCCAAATAAAACAGCCTTAAAATCAAGACAAAGACCATATAGAACAGCCTAAAAACCAAGGCAAATACCAAATGAAATTGCCTAAAGAGTACGGCAAAAACCAATTAAAACAGCTTTAAAAGTAAGACAAAGACCAAATAGAACGCCATTTAAAGTACGgcaaagtttaaaaaaaacggCCGAAAAAGTAAGGCATATGTAACTAAAGTTAGCATGACTGTGTCATATTGTGTTCCTGTATCTAGACACGTTTACCGACATTTGATTTTGCACAGTCCAATGATCCCATTCATAATTCGTAGGATACACCATTCTGAAGTAATCTGATATACTGTATTATTCTATAGAAACTAGGTCAGTGGATGATTTCCGCATGATGTCCACTTGAGACATTCATCTTAACATTTTCTCTACATGCTCCGACCACGGGCATTTGCATCTacgtaaaaaataatttcacagCATGTGTTGGTAATAATAGATCAGAGAATATAAGACATCTattataactatcaaaataaaaatgcgTGGGACTGCTCCGAATACCATCATTTTCTGTTCATAATACAAACAATATTTAGGTCCAAAAGCTCCGACTCacagtatacagttgttgactggaaTTGAAGGCAACAGATGACTTGTTGGACCTGAAGACAAATTGTTGCCCGAGACCGAATACCAACGGCAACAGTTTGTTTGAGAGTCCAACAAATCATATGTTGTCTTGTCTGAAAACCCAGTCgacaactgttttgttatacccattgattcaaaacaatgcattgacgtcacgaattataggtgtgacgtcactctggtccaacagcacattgtaacagtcgattttaacagttcttgggaccgctcgacggaacagttaatttattggcatttttgtcaataaattttatttagaaactattttataggggtataacaatattttctgtatataacacattcaaaatatttatgtacaaaacGCACCGACTAACAGCATTATTATATGTAAAAACGCTCCTCTCTCCTCCCTACCTGTATCTTTAGGTGTCATTAAAAATCCCGTCGTCACTAACGATGTAATCAAAACTGTATTTATTTCTATAGAGAGCCTTTACTGTTGGTATAGGAGGTCCCGTAGGATCAGGCAAGACCGCTCTAGTTCTGGCACTCTGTAAACACCTTCGGGAAACTCACAACATCTGCGTGGTAACCAACGACATTTTCACAAGGTAAGTTCActtcattttatgattttatatttgtaaCTGTTTTTGGGTTTCAGTTTGCatgcattttctttaaaatcttGTCAGAGTTAAAACAAGTTAAACGTGCCTCActtgaaaacaattttgtcaATACCATACGTATGTTTGATAGTTCTTAATAAAGCTAGAATTCACAGAAAGGGAAAATAATCGAACTTTCTTGAAtcttaaaatattgaacatttaaaCAAGACATGAGTAATTATTATGATATGCAAATGTTGATATGTTTTAATACAGAGAGGATTGGGAATTCCTAGTTCGAAACAAAGCTCTCCCCGAAGAGCGCATGAGCGCAGTGGAGACCGGAGGCTGCCCACATGCCGCTATTAGAGAGGTGCGTTCTGTGGAAGATGGTAGAAATACCAATAAAACAGGATCCATCATGtgtaattaatgatttttaaatatcGCCTTTcaccttaaagggacaattcattctacgagaacattaaaatttgtatatatatcggaaaacacccagttctaatggaaattagatcagtcggttttactgtgatatgtcagaaaatcccaaggtggtgaaatgcgtgtgaattgttcaaactcactcgctgtcggccattacacattgtggtcgaatatcttgtatgccgaacccagtcccttgctcgtagagtaatgctacttttgtctagaactgctcaaatcgctctgactgaagtgtgtttaccttattaggtgaattgtcttgcctaaaaaatcattatatcaccttcacagtggttatgtagttcatttgtttaacgtgcatgactttggctcggatattggtacagcatacatattgtacctgcttaatcgtattgatcaacgatttgtaattacaacggtatcaattaaaatactaaacaatgacgtggaatttgtcaatatcttatgttatatgtttcataagaaatgtagaacaatacatttatgtcatattttgcttctttgttatgtaaaagaattagcctgagtgaattgtccctttaataataGAATATTTCTCTAATACCCATTGTATGCGTTTATAAAGTAACTTCTGATAAAGTGAAGTAATGACGGTGATTAACTTATTCAGATGATTACAATAGTTAGTTTTAAGGTTTGAGATTATTCTGATGGGGACGCCATTTGTCAAGTCATTCAATCCTTGCTTTTTTTCGGTCtatttaaatgttattcatTGAAGCTTTTCGTTTAAATGTAAGGAATGAAGCCACAAAAACATGTCTGATATTGCTGAAAATTCATCCAATTGTTTCACTTCTATTATAGGATTACTCATTAAATATGGAAGAAGTACGAGAACTTACAAAGAAGTTTTCTCCGAAGTTAGTTATAATAGagtcagggggagataatctcgCCGCCAACTTTAGCAGAGAACTTGCCGACTATATCATCTATGTCATTGATGTGGCAGGTAAGGTGTCCCAGATGTGGTTGATAA
The nucleotide sequence above comes from Argopecten irradians isolate NY chromosome 1, Ai_NY, whole genome shotgun sequence. Encoded proteins:
- the LOC138322204 gene encoding urease accessory protein UreG-like isoform X2 gives rise to the protein MDGPGKFTERDVPLTRTDWKERAFTVGIGGPVGSGKTALVLALCKHLRETHNICVVTNDIFTREDWEFLVRNKALPEERMSAVETGGCPHAAIREDYSLNMEEVRELTKKFSPKLVIIESGGDNLAANFSRELADYIIYVIDVAGGDKIPRKGGPGITQSDLLVINKTDLAEAVGSDLKVMERDAAMMRQSGPTLFTQAKHNIGVPEIAQHILTACNNMTRL